From a region of the Streptomyces sp. NBC_01454 genome:
- a CDS encoding ABC transporter permease — translation MDAIARSATRDKVILAIAAPVLAIVAAIVISSLVFLASGENPFRAYGIMADYGHYSDSQVWIINKAVPYYLSALAVAIGFRMNLFNIGVDGQYRLAAFAAAAVGGAIALPGAIQIILLIVIAMLVGALWSGIAGLLKTTRGVSEVITTIMLNAIAASIIGYFLQDGRLAIKDGNLLHTKFLPASSHFFSFPTHPKPVYGFVVIAVLAGALYWFGINRTRFGFDLRAVGASESAAEASGVSVKRMVVSSMLLSGAAAGLVGMPTLLGESFQYGTDFPAGIGFTGIAIALLGRNHPVGMAFGALLWAFLDRTGSRLEFEGYAQEIVGVIQGVIVLCVVIAYEIVRRYGLRLQQRKVGEELAALSTADKSDNKPEVSA, via the coding sequence GTGGACGCCATCGCCCGCAGCGCCACCCGCGACAAGGTGATCCTCGCGATCGCCGCGCCCGTCCTGGCCATCGTCGCCGCGATAGTGATCTCCTCCCTGGTGTTCCTCGCGTCCGGCGAGAACCCCTTCCGGGCCTACGGGATCATGGCCGACTACGGCCACTACAGCGACAGCCAGGTCTGGATCATCAACAAGGCGGTGCCGTACTACCTCTCGGCGCTGGCGGTCGCCATCGGCTTCCGCATGAACCTCTTCAACATCGGCGTCGACGGCCAGTACCGCCTGGCGGCGTTCGCGGCCGCGGCCGTGGGCGGGGCCATTGCCCTCCCCGGCGCGATCCAGATCATCCTGCTCATCGTCATCGCGATGCTGGTGGGCGCCCTCTGGTCGGGCATCGCGGGTTTGCTGAAGACCACCCGCGGCGTCAGCGAAGTGATCACCACGATCATGCTGAACGCCATCGCCGCCTCGATCATCGGCTACTTCCTGCAGGACGGCCGCCTCGCCATCAAGGACGGCAACCTCCTGCACACCAAGTTCCTCCCGGCCTCCAGCCACTTCTTCTCCTTCCCCACCCACCCCAAGCCGGTCTACGGCTTCGTGGTGATCGCGGTACTGGCCGGCGCGCTGTACTGGTTCGGCATCAACCGCACCCGCTTCGGCTTCGACCTGCGCGCCGTGGGCGCCTCCGAGTCGGCCGCCGAGGCCAGCGGTGTCAGCGTCAAGCGCATGGTCGTCAGCAGCATGCTGCTGTCGGGTGCCGCGGCCGGCCTGGTCGGCATGCCCACCCTGCTCGGCGAGTCCTTCCAGTACGGCACGGACTTCCCGGCCGGCATCGGCTTCACCGGTATCGCCATCGCCCTGCTCGGCCGCAACCACCCGGTGGGGATGGCCTTCGGCGCCCTGCTGTGGGCGTTCCTCGACCGCACCGGCTCCCGCCTGGAGTTCGAGGGCTATGCGCAGGAGATCGTCGGCGTCATCCAGGGCGTCATCGTGCTCTGCGTCGTCATCGCCTACGAGATCGTGCGCCGCTACGGGCTGCGCCTGCAGCAGCGCAAGGTCGGCGAGGAGCTGGCCGCCCTGTCCACCGCCGACAAGTCGGACAACAAGCCGGAGGTGTCGGCGTGA
- a CDS encoding ABC transporter ATP-binding protein yields the protein MANHDIHLTVRRGTVHALCGENGAGKSTLMKILYGMQKPDEGTIVLDGEQVTLHTPGDAIARGIGMVHQHFMLADNLTVLENTVLGAEKLHGIGAGARAKIKELSDAYGLHIRPDVLVEDLGVADRQRVEILKVLYRGARTLILDEPTAVLVPQEVDALFDNLRELKSEGLTVIFISHKLGEVLSVADEITVIRRGTTVASVEPSGTTSQQLAELMVGSELPSPQTRESTVTDEEMLRVRDLHLSATDSDGVVRTVLDGISFTIHKGEVLGVAGVEGNGQAELVEAVMGTRSPDHGTVTLDGTDLSGASTRARRKGGIGYIPEDRHRHGLLLEAPLWENRILGHVTERPNSKGKLLDLAGARKDTARIVAEYDVRTPGIEVTASSLSGGNQQKLIVGREMSHRPKLLIAAHPTRGVDVGAQAQIWEQIREARREGLAVLLISADLDELIGLSDTLRVMYRGRLVADADPAVITPEELGSAMTGAASGHLTAPEDGASDDGTPNGAEQGGEQK from the coding sequence GTGGCCAACCACGACATCCATCTCACCGTGCGCCGCGGTACCGTCCACGCCCTCTGCGGCGAGAACGGTGCCGGCAAGTCCACCCTGATGAAGATCCTCTACGGCATGCAGAAGCCGGACGAGGGCACCATCGTGCTGGACGGCGAGCAGGTCACCCTGCACACCCCGGGCGACGCCATCGCCCGCGGCATCGGCATGGTCCACCAGCACTTCATGCTGGCCGACAACCTCACCGTCCTGGAGAACACCGTCCTCGGTGCGGAGAAGCTGCACGGCATCGGTGCCGGCGCCCGCGCGAAGATAAAGGAACTCTCCGACGCCTACGGGCTGCACATCCGCCCGGACGTCCTGGTCGAGGACCTCGGTGTCGCCGACCGCCAGCGGGTGGAGATCCTCAAGGTCCTCTACCGCGGCGCCCGCACCCTCATCCTCGACGAGCCGACCGCGGTCCTGGTCCCGCAGGAGGTCGACGCGCTCTTCGACAACCTGCGCGAGCTCAAGTCCGAGGGCCTGACCGTCATCTTCATCTCGCACAAGCTGGGCGAGGTGCTCTCGGTCGCCGATGAGATCACCGTCATACGGCGTGGCACGACCGTGGCCTCGGTCGAGCCGTCCGGGACCACGTCCCAGCAGCTCGCCGAGCTGATGGTCGGCAGCGAACTGCCCTCGCCTCAGACCCGCGAGTCGACCGTCACGGACGAGGAGATGCTGCGCGTGCGCGATCTCCACCTGTCCGCGACCGACTCCGACGGGGTCGTCCGCACCGTCCTGGACGGCATCTCCTTCACCATCCACAAGGGCGAGGTGCTGGGCGTCGCCGGTGTCGAGGGCAACGGCCAGGCCGAGCTCGTCGAGGCCGTCATGGGCACCCGCAGCCCCGACCACGGCACCGTCACCCTGGACGGCACGGACCTGTCCGGCGCCTCCACCCGCGCCCGGCGCAAGGGCGGCATCGGCTACATCCCCGAGGACCGCCACCGCCACGGCCTGCTGCTGGAAGCCCCGCTGTGGGAGAACCGCATCCTGGGCCACGTCACCGAGCGGCCCAACAGCAAGGGCAAGCTGCTCGATCTGGCCGGCGCCCGCAAGGACACCGCGCGCATCGTCGCCGAGTACGACGTGCGCACGCCCGGCATCGAGGTCACCGCGTCCTCGCTCTCCGGCGGCAACCAGCAGAAGCTGATCGTCGGCCGCGAGATGAGCCACCGGCCCAAGCTGCTGATCGCCGCCCACCCCACCCGCGGGGTCGACGTCGGCGCGCAGGCGCAGATCTGGGAACAGATCCGCGAGGCGCGGCGCGAGGGCCTGGCGGTACTGCTGATCTCTGCCGACCTGGACGAGCTGATCGGGCTGTCCGACACCCTGCGGGTGATGTACCGGGGCCGGCTGGTCGCGGACGCGGATCCCGCCGTCATCACCCCGGAGGAGTTGGGCTCCGCCATGACCGGTGCCGCCAGCGGCCACCTCACCGCGCCGGAGGACGGCGCGTCGGACGACGGTACGCCGAACGGCGCCGAGCAGGGCGGTGAGCAGAAGTGA
- a CDS encoding BMP family lipoprotein, translating to MRRVIRIAAAATATTCLAFTATACGQSFAEANRAKHAGVGLAFDIGGRDDHSFNEAAARGTENAQKKLGVKVKMLTAKNGETEADREQRLSSFAEAGYNPVIGVGFAYSQSVQNVAKDFPDTTFGVVDAVPQGKNVDAMVFAEHEGSYLAGVAAALKSKTHKVGFIGGVNNALIQKFQAGFEQGVRDTDPKTKVVSQYLYPNNDKGFNDPAAAKAKAAGMIDSGIDVIYTAAGQSGAGSIEEISKHKGVWAIGVDSDQYRQPGLAQYKDHILTSVVKNVDVAVFDLIKSYEDHKPLTGIHAYDLKRQGVSLATSGGFIKDIQPQIDAARKKIIEGKVKVKETP from the coding sequence GTGCGTCGGGTCATCAGGATTGCCGCCGCGGCTACCGCGACCACGTGTCTCGCGTTCACCGCCACCGCGTGCGGACAGAGCTTCGCCGAGGCCAATCGCGCCAAGCACGCGGGCGTCGGACTGGCCTTCGACATCGGCGGCCGGGACGACCACTCGTTCAACGAGGCGGCCGCCCGCGGTACCGAGAACGCCCAGAAGAAGCTGGGTGTCAAGGTCAAGATGCTCACCGCCAAGAACGGTGAGACCGAGGCGGACCGCGAGCAGCGGCTGTCGTCCTTCGCCGAAGCCGGTTACAACCCGGTCATCGGCGTCGGCTTCGCCTACAGCCAGTCCGTGCAGAACGTCGCCAAGGACTTCCCCGACACCACCTTCGGTGTCGTGGACGCCGTGCCCCAGGGCAAGAACGTCGACGCCATGGTCTTCGCCGAGCACGAGGGCTCCTACCTGGCCGGCGTGGCCGCGGCGCTGAAGAGCAAGACCCACAAAGTGGGCTTCATCGGTGGCGTGAACAACGCGCTGATCCAGAAGTTCCAGGCCGGTTTCGAGCAGGGCGTACGCGACACCGACCCGAAGACCAAGGTCGTCTCGCAGTACCTCTACCCGAACAACGACAAGGGCTTCAACGACCCGGCGGCCGCCAAGGCCAAGGCCGCGGGCATGATCGACAGCGGTATCGACGTGATCTACACGGCGGCCGGACAGTCGGGCGCCGGCTCCATCGAGGAGATCAGCAAGCACAAGGGCGTCTGGGCGATCGGTGTGGACTCCGACCAGTACCGCCAGCCCGGTCTGGCCCAGTACAAGGACCACATCCTGACCTCGGTCGTGAAGAACGTCGATGTGGCCGTGTTCGACCTGATCAAGAGCTACGAGGACCACAAGCCGCTGACCGGCATCCACGCCTACGACCTCAAGCGCCAGGGCGTCTCGCTCGCTACCTCGGGCGGCTTCATCAAGGACATCCAGCCGCAGATCGACGCGGCCCGGAAGAAGATCATCGAGGGCAAGGTGAAGGTCAAGGAGACGCCGTAG
- a CDS encoding bacilysin biosynthesis protein BacA codes for MATEPRRRTGIGADSIRYVHTLGPHGTNLESAAHEWLHRRGIDGKVELHPSLEAALDAVPDDGEHALAACAVYPALHTLTFGNLHRLHMVDSFLMPTHNMVLASAGADAPRTVSTHPAPVGLVSEEAEPRLVLSNSQAAIDCAAGRSEGCITTIVAAERYGLRVLRDYGPVPMVFTIHQVYAVDAVKAVDAAAGRPASTGARL; via the coding sequence ATGGCCACTGAGCCGCGCCGCCGTACGGGCATAGGCGCGGACAGCATCCGATACGTCCACACACTCGGCCCGCACGGGACGAATCTGGAATCCGCGGCCCACGAGTGGCTGCACCGGCGGGGCATCGACGGGAAGGTCGAACTCCACCCCTCCCTGGAGGCCGCCCTGGATGCGGTGCCCGACGATGGGGAGCACGCGCTGGCGGCCTGTGCGGTCTACCCGGCGCTGCACACGCTGACGTTCGGGAACCTGCACCGACTGCACATGGTCGACAGCTTCCTCATGCCGACCCACAACATGGTCCTGGCCAGCGCGGGAGCGGACGCTCCCCGCACCGTCTCCACCCACCCCGCCCCGGTCGGACTGGTGTCCGAGGAAGCCGAGCCCCGGCTGGTGCTGAGCAACTCCCAGGCCGCCATCGACTGCGCGGCAGGCCGAAGCGAGGGGTGCATCACGACCATCGTCGCCGCTGAGCGGTACGGGCTGCGTGTCCTGCGGGACTACGGCCCGGTGCCCATGGTCTTCACCATCCACCAGGTGTACGCGGTGGACGCAGTGAAAGCAGTGGACGCAGCGGCCGGCCGGCCGGCGAGCACGGGAGCGCGGCTGTGA
- a CDS encoding DUF6421 family protein translates to MTTSAPIGAALRAEAADLAGSLIPKVNRFRLRQADNGAVREPGASDRELLTGIRDEAIAWYSRNGRAHQADALADDVHDWLADGLDHAPHFARSRDALQPPADGTPVFFLAPAQSTNSVPPVGKRLDCFFALRREPAALPRLATAFPHPKNNCQSLVLLTGSHGFAHGNCIVFFPENVAARDRVEEQAYAMFFYNKMRKIHETYALPGAEAVLTADSVPRASSGLAPEVCYEARAIWGYLHDSLHYQGRWPFDQHISLKMNWFVGLLEETKVDARTVLACADGGVPFAQEQIDMILLERVFRYPLADDATRNFDSGTGVFLYSWLREHGALTGSPEAGGLLRLDRDKALDALRQYVATVEELEERVATDDEYRAAAKALVRTYLPAGEPKQRYRFTEDQSVLLRAKRPLAGLPPLRFAEAEW, encoded by the coding sequence GTGACGACGAGTGCCCCCATCGGCGCCGCCCTGCGTGCCGAGGCGGCGGACCTCGCCGGCTCCCTCATCCCCAAGGTCAACCGCTTCCGCCTGCGCCAGGCCGACAACGGTGCGGTGCGCGAGCCGGGTGCCTCCGATCGGGAACTGCTCACCGGGATCCGGGACGAGGCCATCGCCTGGTACAGCCGTAACGGGCGGGCCCACCAGGCCGACGCACTGGCCGACGACGTGCACGACTGGCTCGCCGACGGCCTCGACCACGCGCCGCACTTCGCCCGTTCCCGGGACGCGCTCCAGCCGCCGGCCGACGGGACGCCGGTGTTCTTCCTGGCTCCCGCGCAGAGCACCAACAGCGTGCCGCCGGTCGGCAAGCGCCTGGACTGCTTCTTCGCGCTGCGCAGAGAACCCGCGGCGCTGCCGCGACTGGCCACGGCCTTTCCCCATCCCAAAAACAACTGCCAGTCGCTGGTGCTCCTCACAGGCAGCCACGGCTTCGCGCACGGCAACTGCATCGTGTTCTTCCCCGAGAACGTGGCCGCGCGCGACAGGGTCGAAGAGCAGGCGTACGCGATGTTCTTCTACAACAAGATGCGGAAGATCCACGAGACGTACGCCCTGCCCGGGGCCGAGGCGGTGCTCACCGCCGACTCCGTGCCACGGGCCTCGTCCGGCCTGGCCCCGGAGGTCTGTTACGAGGCCCGCGCGATCTGGGGCTATCTGCACGACTCCCTGCACTACCAGGGACGTTGGCCGTTCGATCAGCACATCTCGCTGAAGATGAACTGGTTCGTGGGCCTCCTGGAGGAGACCAAGGTCGACGCCAGGACCGTCCTCGCCTGTGCGGACGGCGGGGTGCCGTTCGCACAGGAGCAGATCGACATGATCCTGCTGGAGCGCGTCTTCCGCTACCCGCTGGCGGACGACGCGACGCGGAACTTCGACTCCGGCACCGGCGTCTTCCTCTACTCCTGGCTGCGCGAGCACGGCGCGCTGACGGGCTCGCCCGAGGCCGGCGGCCTGCTGCGGCTGGACCGGGACAAGGCACTCGACGCCCTGCGCCAGTACGTGGCCACCGTCGAGGAGCTCGAAGAGCGGGTCGCCACCGACGACGAGTACCGGGCCGCCGCGAAGGCCCTCGTCCGTACCTACCTGCCTGCGGGCGAGCCGAAGCAGCGGTACCGGTTCACCGAGGACCAGAGCGTCCTGCTGCGGGCCAAGCGGCCGCTGGCCGGGCTGCCGCCGCTGCGCTTCGCGGAGGCGGAGTGGTGA
- a CDS encoding DMT family transporter — MSAALPHEGRNGRLVVPVLSCLMVLLLATGWVVSGKLVSDTPPLAVAAGRTAASFVAISAISALRPRTWPAIRAGAGRWRAVALLAFLGFFAYYTGTLLGVDRIGASRVGLVVSLLPCLTFAIGIVAFREQAGLRKVVGAVLAVAAALGYALGDGPASGGAGSGVLVTGVLFALAGTFAYALYGYVYRQHMSDVPPIAALPAVTGAGTVMLGAAAVVHVPLGTISAGQWAGVAALGAALTAPVFLISHELILRKGPLFTSAVALTVPFLVRLGEWAWGEAPAPGPAAFLFLALCAVGVWMTVAATPPAPVPTPAAAPVAENHQPLSPAEPERSTS; from the coding sequence GTGAGTGCGGCCCTGCCTCATGAGGGCCGCAACGGCCGCCTCGTGGTCCCCGTCCTGTCCTGCCTGATGGTGCTGCTGCTGGCGACCGGATGGGTGGTGTCCGGGAAGCTGGTCAGTGACACCCCTCCGCTGGCCGTCGCGGCCGGTCGCACCGCGGCGAGCTTTGTGGCCATCAGCGCGATCTCCGCGCTGCGGCCCCGGACCTGGCCCGCGATACGGGCCGGCGCCGGCCGGTGGCGGGCCGTCGCGCTCCTCGCGTTCCTGGGGTTCTTCGCCTACTACACGGGGACGCTGCTCGGCGTCGACCGGATCGGCGCGTCCCGGGTGGGCCTGGTGGTGTCCCTCCTGCCGTGCCTCACCTTCGCCATCGGCATCGTGGCCTTCCGCGAACAGGCGGGCCTGCGCAAGGTCGTGGGAGCCGTCCTCGCTGTCGCCGCGGCGCTCGGCTATGCGCTGGGCGACGGGCCGGCGAGCGGCGGCGCCGGTAGCGGAGTGCTGGTCACCGGCGTCCTGTTCGCTCTCGCGGGCACGTTCGCCTACGCCCTGTACGGCTACGTCTACCGGCAGCACATGTCCGACGTGCCACCCATCGCCGCACTCCCCGCGGTCACGGGCGCGGGCACCGTCATGCTGGGAGCGGCCGCGGTCGTCCACGTACCGCTGGGCACCATCAGCGCCGGTCAATGGGCGGGAGTCGCGGCGCTCGGCGCCGCGCTCACCGCGCCCGTCTTTCTGATCTCCCATGAACTGATCCTGCGCAAGGGCCCGTTGTTCACGTCCGCCGTCGCACTGACGGTGCCGTTCCTGGTGCGGCTGGGCGAGTGGGCGTGGGGCGAGGCGCCCGCGCCGGGCCCGGCCGCCTTCCTGTTCCTGGCGCTGTGTGCCGTGGGCGTGTGGATGACGGTCGCCGCGACACCCCCCGCGCCGGTCCCGACGCCTGCCGCGGCGCCGGTCGCGGAGAACCACCAGCCCCTGAGCCCGGCCGAACCCGAGAGAAGCACCTCGTGA
- a CDS encoding ATP-grasp domain-containing protein, producing MTAARAPRPTVVLVYQRTSLPWVFDSARRAGIDLILVPRPDEPVPPDRLPPAVVDVLPLDVEGDPAAALAALGERHKNVPFDGITTLYDPAVPFVAEAAEALGLPGLGSGTARAVQDKRIMRRRLAEAGLNVPGFVVLDDPGTPADATGLDFPVVVKPANGFSSLGVTKADSAERLGAVVDEVWQVCRSKLHQVTGLVVEEFLDGPELAVESFAHRGTVQVLTVGYKGEPVGPHFEEGVYRAPALLPPHVQDAVVREVVAAHSALGVTDGPTHTELRLRGGERPYLLELGARIGGSGVSHYIAEHVTGADLAADALRLAAGLAPCSLPDSPAQPARARGAAANYIVPCGGSGRITALHGLAEVAGDPRVDHVVQMLYPGDVVRPYPHFTGYPAFILSHHPSTEDAEEFHRDLAHLIRIDYAPAGDAQ from the coding sequence GTGACAGCAGCACGCGCACCGCGCCCCACCGTCGTCCTGGTGTACCAGCGCACCTCGCTCCCCTGGGTCTTCGACAGCGCGCGGCGAGCAGGTATCGACCTCATCCTGGTCCCGCGCCCCGACGAGCCCGTGCCCCCCGACCGGTTGCCGCCCGCCGTGGTGGACGTGCTCCCCCTGGACGTGGAGGGCGATCCGGCCGCGGCCCTGGCCGCCCTGGGCGAACGGCACAAGAACGTGCCGTTCGACGGGATCACCACGCTCTACGACCCGGCCGTTCCGTTCGTCGCCGAGGCAGCCGAAGCGCTCGGACTGCCCGGTCTCGGCAGTGGCACCGCGAGGGCCGTGCAGGACAAACGGATCATGCGCCGCCGCCTGGCCGAAGCGGGGCTGAACGTCCCCGGTTTCGTCGTCCTGGACGACCCCGGTACACCGGCCGACGCCACCGGGCTCGACTTCCCGGTCGTGGTCAAGCCGGCCAACGGCTTCTCCAGCCTCGGTGTGACCAAGGCGGACAGCGCGGAGCGGCTCGGCGCCGTGGTCGACGAGGTGTGGCAGGTCTGCCGGAGCAAGTTGCACCAGGTCACAGGTCTGGTCGTCGAGGAGTTCCTGGACGGCCCGGAACTCGCCGTGGAGTCCTTCGCCCACCGTGGCACGGTCCAGGTGCTGACCGTCGGTTACAAGGGCGAGCCGGTCGGCCCGCACTTCGAGGAGGGCGTCTACCGAGCCCCGGCCCTGCTTCCGCCGCACGTCCAGGACGCCGTGGTGCGCGAGGTCGTCGCTGCCCACTCGGCTCTCGGGGTGACCGACGGTCCGACCCACACCGAACTGCGGCTGCGCGGCGGCGAGCGCCCTTACCTGCTGGAACTCGGCGCTCGCATCGGTGGTTCGGGCGTCTCCCACTACATCGCCGAGCACGTCACCGGAGCCGACCTGGCCGCTGACGCGCTGCGCCTGGCCGCGGGCCTCGCTCCCTGCTCCCTGCCCGACTCGCCGGCACAGCCGGCCCGGGCGAGGGGCGCGGCGGCCAACTACATCGTGCCGTGCGGGGGCTCGGGACGGATCACCGCCCTCCACGGGCTGGCGGAAGTGGCCGGGGACCCCCGGGTGGACCACGTCGTCCAGATGCTGTATCCGGGCGACGTCGTACGCCCCTACCCCCACTTCACCGGCTATCCGGCGTTCATCCTCTCCCACCACCCGTCCACCGAGGACGCGGAGGAATTCCACCGGGACCTCGCACACCTCATCCGTATCGACTACGCACCGGCAGGGGACGCCCAGTGA
- a CDS encoding branched-chain amino acid aminotransferase, with translation MSTPALDDRDGVIWLDGRFVPWRDARLHVLTHGLHYGGGVFEGERVYDGRVFKLTEHTQRLHASARELGYRIPFSVTELEEATRELIRRQGIGNGYVRPVAWRGSEQISVSSGDSSVHVALATWEWPHVFSADAKKRGIRLGTSRWRRPAPDTAPVRAKAASLYNICTLARDDADRAGFDDALLLDYRGHVAEATGANLFLVAGETLHTPTADCFLAGITRQTVLDLAGDLGIRVVERHIRPEELGGFDECFLTGTAYEVQPVRAIDAHEYRVGRTTTALAEAYARLVRSADRSTAAR, from the coding sequence GTGAGTACGCCCGCTCTCGACGACCGCGACGGCGTCATCTGGCTCGACGGCCGGTTCGTGCCCTGGCGTGACGCCCGGCTGCACGTCCTCACCCACGGCCTCCACTACGGGGGCGGCGTGTTCGAGGGCGAACGGGTCTACGACGGCCGGGTCTTCAAATTGACCGAGCACACGCAGCGGTTGCACGCGTCGGCGCGGGAACTCGGCTACCGCATTCCGTTCTCCGTCACGGAGCTGGAGGAGGCGACGCGCGAACTCATCCGCAGGCAGGGCATCGGCAACGGCTACGTCCGGCCGGTGGCCTGGCGTGGCAGTGAGCAGATCAGCGTGTCCAGTGGGGACTCCTCCGTCCATGTCGCCCTCGCCACCTGGGAATGGCCCCATGTCTTCTCGGCCGACGCCAAGAAGCGCGGCATCCGGTTGGGCACCTCGCGCTGGCGGCGGCCCGCGCCGGACACCGCTCCCGTCCGGGCCAAAGCGGCCTCCCTGTACAACATCTGCACCCTGGCGCGCGATGACGCCGACCGGGCCGGCTTCGACGACGCGCTGCTGCTGGACTACCGCGGCCATGTCGCGGAGGCCACCGGAGCCAACCTCTTTCTCGTGGCCGGGGAAACGCTGCACACTCCGACGGCCGACTGCTTCCTTGCCGGCATCACCCGGCAGACGGTGCTCGACCTGGCGGGCGACCTCGGCATCCGCGTGGTCGAACGGCACATCCGCCCCGAGGAACTCGGCGGGTTCGACGAGTGTTTCCTCACCGGTACGGCCTACGAGGTCCAACCGGTCCGGGCGATCGACGCGCACGAGTACCGGGTGGGCAGGACGACCACCGCCCTGGCGGAGGCCTACGCCCGGCTGGTCCGCTCGGCGGACCGCAGTACAGCGGCCCGTTGA
- a CDS encoding amidohydrolase, whose amino-acid sequence MSRDAGTARTPAGDQLPGALPDALRAELSVFRRDLHMHPELGNQELRTTAALKERLERAGLRPRVLATGTGLMCDIGTPDATADGRALAADPARPLLALRADIDALPIPDTKKVAYASTISGRAHACGHDVHTTVVLGAGLVLAELARAGALPRPVRLIFQPAEEVLPGGAPDAIESGVLEGVGRILAVHCDPRVDAGRIGLRVGAITSACDRLEVGLDGPGGHTARPHLTTDMVTAASRVALDVPALLSRRVDARAGLAVTWGRLASGHACNVIPQHAELSGTVRCLDLDAWRQAPDLVHAAIDEVATLHGAKSQITYVRGVPPVVNEPVTVQLLHSAMAARRGEGAIEDTEQSLGGEDFSWYLEHVPGAMARLGVHPPTETTHRDLHRGDFDVDEQAIKVGVELFTACALLDGDLAD is encoded by the coding sequence ATGTCCCGCGATGCCGGCACCGCCCGTACCCCCGCCGGGGACCAGCTCCCCGGCGCGCTCCCCGACGCGCTGCGCGCCGAACTCAGCGTGTTCCGGCGCGACTTGCACATGCATCCCGAGCTCGGGAACCAGGAGCTCCGGACCACCGCGGCGCTCAAGGAGCGGCTGGAGCGGGCCGGGCTGCGCCCGCGGGTGCTGGCCACCGGCACCGGCCTGATGTGCGACATCGGCACCCCGGACGCCACGGCCGACGGCCGGGCCCTCGCCGCGGACCCCGCCCGCCCCCTGCTGGCCCTGCGCGCGGACATCGACGCCCTGCCCATCCCGGACACCAAGAAGGTCGCCTACGCCTCGACGATCTCCGGCCGGGCGCACGCCTGCGGTCACGACGTCCACACCACCGTCGTCCTCGGCGCCGGCCTGGTCCTCGCCGAACTCGCCCGCGCCGGCGCCCTGCCCCGCCCGGTACGCCTGATCTTCCAGCCCGCCGAGGAGGTGCTGCCCGGCGGCGCCCCCGACGCGATCGAGTCCGGCGTCCTGGAGGGCGTCGGCCGGATCCTCGCCGTCCACTGCGACCCGCGCGTCGACGCCGGCCGGATCGGACTGCGGGTGGGCGCGATCACCTCCGCCTGCGACCGGCTGGAGGTCGGCCTCGACGGCCCCGGCGGCCACACCGCCCGCCCGCACCTGACCACCGATATGGTCACCGCCGCGTCCCGGGTCGCCCTCGACGTCCCCGCGCTGCTCTCCCGCCGGGTCGACGCCCGCGCCGGGCTCGCGGTCACCTGGGGCCGCCTGGCCTCCGGCCACGCCTGCAACGTGATCCCGCAGCACGCCGAACTCTCCGGCACCGTCCGCTGCCTCGACCTCGACGCCTGGCGGCAGGCCCCGGACCTGGTCCACGCGGCGATCGACGAGGTCGCCACGCTGCACGGCGCGAAGTCGCAGATCACCTACGTCCGCGGGGTGCCGCCGGTGGTCAACGAGCCGGTCACCGTCCAGCTGCTGCACTCCGCGATGGCCGCCCGCCGCGGCGAGGGCGCCATCGAGGACACCGAGCAGTCCCTCGGCGGCGAGGACTTCTCCTGGTACCTCGAACACGTCCCCGGCGCCATGGCCCGCCTCGGCGTCCACCCACCCACCGAGACCACCCACCGCGACCTGCACCGCGGCGACTTCGACGTCGACGAACAAGCGATCAAGGTGGGCGTCGAACTCTTCACCGCCTGCGCGCTCCTCGACGGGGACCTCGCGGACTGA